A single window of Maylandia zebra isolate NMK-2024a linkage group LG2, Mzebra_GT3a, whole genome shotgun sequence DNA harbors:
- the LOC101478493 gene encoding uncharacterized protein LOC101478493 isoform X6: MQEERKHRDTSHAVVWSPVSCYLLISCDRVLEKGRNKTCHHRRKGAPALFDHIKFLSSLKTFPAPVSFFILALCAESRERDRLFDIMSQKTQADGAQKHFAVGRGLLAAAETLNFNMNEQRPNRPMGVGVGMGMEGQDGSGQMPRRGSGGGGSTSNLGSTMKLFASLGLSPSDLDALAEIPEEEISVETLPHILRQLKSRKGEAGERRAAMSSDAAYRGGSWEEGHVGRMGGSSLGQGSAKSSTDFGYSSLQDVSSGQGYGLNYSGGGGGGSRERPYSELSHRSGLGMGPSEPVFMQRRMGSPSNGKVQDFLGVMPPMFPHVCSLCDFDVHSTMEWNQHVNGLRHAENRQHLLDMYPEWDPGMGPGRGGRPWETPNLSAGLLGPAPMSSGPMAGMSSSWGGGVGGGRGSGSLGQNKLRSRVVVVKYEKKPLSDKTLFALVERFGCLREHLILKNKAFLEMSTHEEALDVVNYYQQHPPLSYGKPVTLYLSQTLMFIEKDERPMDRLMDRLTKRPVDRPGDQPMTRRVERPIDKPEKEVKSQGSKVVFFYHLPREDEKKQELLTLAERFGVVEKHLFLTDRAFIQLATVEDAEMLVNHYTENPLVFNGRIVRLNICTKYKTLNVKHKQGGGDSSSQKNGRAESSNSKTSSSSSRSRQENKEEKDKVKMVTEEEDEEVSGVMEGREDGEEQQAPDGEEEEEQVPDGEEEQEQAPDGEEEQEQAPDGEEEQKQAPDGEEEQEQAPDGEEEQEQAPDGEEKQEQVPDGEEKEDQVPDGEEKEEQVPDGEEKEEQVPDGKEKEEQVPDGKEKEEQVPDGKQEQEQVPDGKEKEDEPKGEESVKETVEESEDARQEEEKVTDDVTNDTPGDTGEVKQEAESEPQAETLAEEHKGKGEMNMEAAESSEAPEAAEGDLPEEEQDFPENMEDFVTLDELEEDNDEAHGESDNIDNTRRGGMRVVNIVGFRRGYQYLNELLKLAQPFGKVVKHLVLDLRPEAFLQFATEEEARAMANFYNGNITASVCGRTVKISHSMSYPTIQSGSSKVVYIGQIPNSKYTDEEVLKLAEPYGMVKKYFLNRIRRECFLEMCNAEDAEKMAADYKAKPLRFSGKRLTLYVSRKYKQLKHGLWMYFALS, encoded by the exons ATGCAGGAGGAGAGGAAACATCGCGATACTTCACATGCTGTAGTTTGGTCACCCGTCTCGTGCTATTTACTAATCAGCTGCGATCGGGTGTTGGAGAAAGG CAGAAATAAGACTTGCCACCACAGAAGAAAAGGAGCTCCTGCTCTCTTTGACCACATTAAGTTCCTGTCATCTTTGAAGACCTTTCCAGCGCCTGTTTCCTTCTTTATCTTGGCTCTCTGTGCTGAATCCAGAGAGCGGGACAGACTTTTTGATATCATGTCTCAGAAGACGCAGGCTGACGGCGCTCAGAAACACTTCGCTGTGGGTCGGGGGCTCCTGGCCGCTGCAGAAACCTTGAACTTCAACATGAACGAGCAGCGTCCCAACAGACCAATGGGTGTGGGTGTGGGCATGGGCATGGAGGGCCAGGACGGCAGCGGGCAGATGCCCCGACGTGGCAGCGGCGGTGGCGGCAGCACCAGCAATCTTGGCAGCACCATGAAGCTGTTTGCCAGTTTGGGGCTGTCGCCCTCTGACCTGGACGCTCTGGCTGAAATCCCTGAGGAGGAGATCAGTGTGGAGACGCTGCCACACATCCTCAGACAGCTGAAGAGTCGCAAGGGGGAAGCAGGAGAGCGGCGGGCGGCCATGTCCTCTGATGCTGCGTATCGAGGAGGAAGCTGGGAAGAGGGACACGTGGGGAGGATGGGTGGTTCTTCTCTGGGACAAGGTTCAGCCAAGTCCTCCACAGACTTTGGGTACAGCTCCCTGCAGGACGTCTCCTCCGGCCAGGGCTACGGCTTAAATTACAgcggtggaggtggaggtgggagCAGAGAGAGGCCATACTCTGAGCTTTCCCACCGCAGTGGGCTCGGCATGGGCCCGTCTGAGCCCGTCTTTATGCAGAGGAGGATGGGCTCCCCGTCAAACGGAAAAGTCCAAGACTTCTTGGGAGTCATGCCCCCCATGTTCCCCCACGTGTGCTCTCTTTGTGACTTTGACGTTCATTCCACCATG gAGTGGAACCAACACGTTAATGGACTCCGCCATGCTGAAAACAGACAGCACCTTCTGGACAT GTATCCAGAGTGGGACCCTGGTATGGGCCCAGGCAGAGG TGGTCGTCCTTGGGAGACCCCCAACCTGTCTGCAGGACTGCTGGGACCAGCCCCCATGTCTTCAGGACCAATGGCAGGGATGTCCTCGAGCTGGGGTGGAG gagTAGGTGGAGGACGTGGTTCCGGTTCATTGGGACAGAATAAG CTGAGGAgcagggtggtggtggtgaaatATGAAAAGAAGCCTCTCAGCGACAAGACCCTGTTCGCCCTCGTTGAGCGCTTCGGCTGCCTGAGGGAGCACCTCATCCTCAAGAACAAG GCTTTTCTGGAGATGAGCACACATGAAGAAGCTCTGGACGTGGTAAACTACTACCAGCAGCATCCACCGTTGTCGTACGGCAAACCCGTCACCCTGTACCTGTCCCAGACCCTCATGTTCATTGAG AAGGACGAGCGACCAATGGATCGACTGATGGACCGACTGACAAAGCGGCCGGTAGACCGACCAGGGGACCAACCGATGACCCGGCGGGTGGAGCGGCCGATAGACAAACCTGAGAAAGAGGTCAAAAGTCAAGGCAGCAAGGTGGTCTTCTTCTACCATCTGCCCCGAGAGGACGAGAAGAAACAGGAGCTGCTGACCCTCGCCGAACGCTTCGGTGTGGTTGAGAAACACCTCTTCTTAACCGACCGG GCGTTTATTCAGCTGGCAACTGTGGAGGACGCAGAGATGCTGGTGAATCATTACACCGAGAACCCCCTCGTCTTCAATGGGAGAATAGTTCGTCTCAACATCTGCACCAAATACAAAACCCTCAA CGTGAAGCACAAACAGGGCGGAGGAGACAGTTCGAGCCAGAAGAATGGCAGAGCCGAGTCCTCCAACTCCAAAACCTCCTCATCCAGCTCCAGGAGCAGACAGGAAAATAAGGAAGAGAAGGACAAAGTGAAGATGGTaacagaggaggaggacgaggaagTGTCAGGAGTGATGGAAGGAAGGGAGGACGGAGAAGAGCAGCAGGCACCTGAtggcgaggaggaggaggagcaggtaCCTGATGgcgaggaggagcaggagcaggCACCTGATGgcgaggaggagcaggagcaggCACCTGATGGCGAGGAGGAGCAGAAGCAGGCACCTGATGgcgaggaggagcaggagcaggCACCTGATGgcgaggaggagcaggagcaggCACCTGATGGCGAGGAGAAGCAGGAGCAGGTACCTGATGGCGAGGAGAAGGAGGATCAGGTACCTGATGgcgaggagaaggaggagcagGTACCTGATGgcgaggagaaggaggagcagGTACCTGATGgcaaggagaaggaggagcagGTACCTGATGgcaaggagaaggaggagcagGTACCTGATGGCaagcaggagcaggagcaggtACCTGATGGCAAGGAGAAGGAGGACGAGCCTAAGGGAGAAGAGTCTGTGAAGGAGACGGTAGAGGAGTCTGAGGATGCTcgacaggaggaggagaag GTTACCGATGATGTCACTAATGACACACCTGGAGACACGGGTGAGGTAAAGCAGGAGGCCGAGTCAGAGCCACAAGCAGAAACCTTGGCCGAGGAGCACAAGGGCAAAGGGGAGATGAACATGGAGGCGGCAGAGAGCTCGGAGGCTCCAGAGGCAGCGGAGGGAGATCTACCCGAAGAAGAG CAGGACTTCCCAGAGAACATGGAGGACTTTGTGACGCTGGACGAGCTGGAGGAAGACAACGACGAAGCCCATGGAGAGTCGGACAATATCG ACAACACGAGGCGAGGG GGTATGAGGGTGGTGAACATCGTCGGCTTCAGGCGAGGGTACCAGTACCTCAACGAGCTGCTGAAACTCGCCCAGCCTTTCGGGAAGGTGGTCAAACACCTGGTGCTGGACCTGAGACCCGAG GCGTTCCTTCAGTTtgccacagaagaagaagcacGGGCGATGGCCAACTTCTACAACGGGAACATCACGGCGTCAGTGTGCGGGCGGACGGTGAAGATCAGTCACTCCATGAGCTACCCCACCATCCAG